One Glycine soja cultivar W05 chromosome 7, ASM419377v2, whole genome shotgun sequence genomic window, TGTCAATAcacctaatttaaaattacttaaatttcCTTAATTGGGAACCCTTTtgttaaatgcttttttcatcAAAGAATgggtcatttaaaaaatattttctaatttttcatgtatttattataatttttcaaaataattaaaagttaaaaagaatttaaaatatacttaaaatcataatttatttaaatactttttacaATTTGTTTAAAGTTTTATATTCTAAACAAGTATCAACGGATAATCGTAGCTGCTAAAATGTATTAATAAAATCCATAGATATTTAGGTATGAAATGAATTTTCCTCTAACAAGGCGGATGATGAAGAATTTATATGTGTATCCACCCTAACCTATGATCATCTCTATCTAAGAGAATTCTAACAAAtaaaggcttttttttttaatgcatgtaaaattatttaataagatatattttgtatttttaacatGTATACGTAGATACAATTAGAAAACTATTAGCGCATAAGATATTGTATTAAATAAGTTCTATATttgtaataatgtttttttactacataacttatatttttattttcctaagaATCAAGTGTCTTATATATTGTCAGTATTTATCTAAATTTTCCCGAAtagatatttaaatttacatatgaTTAGAagatttattcataatttttaataagacTTTTTTTTCCACGAATAACTTTCTTTGAAAGTAATCTTGTTGGAAGCCACAGGTACTAAATCACATTGTGAGCAACTAATCTCTTTTTTGGATCCAATTTTCATTGGTGTTCTATTTTTTAAgcatattaatatttgaatactCTAATATTTTAGACATatcattaacatttttatttgtctctatctctcttttcttattacattaaataaacgttacattttttctctctctctagatATATAATAGCATATAGGTGTTCAAgtaacatttttcattttttaaggtcTATTAAAGACTTTTTAAGTGGAAAttatataagtttaatttttacacaCTATTATGTAaagatttttatacttttaattgatttaaatttaatcattctaaatattttaaattaattattacaaaataataatcctaccataaatttattattatattaaattaaattctaaaaaaatctttataatatcattagattctaattaaattcaagtTCAATAGGTGTCGTACTAATTGAGTGTTGTTTTAAGCTTTAAAGaacttttcaataaatatttactgaCACGCTttattaaatagtttttaataaaaaatgaataaatatacattaatagtatatttgtttttatattgttatacaAACACAAATCAGCATggtatataaatttattgacttttttaataattatttaaaaataatttatgattggttgatattatatatatatatatatatatatatatatatatatatatattacattgataaaaaaatatctactattctattaaaatctttaaaaacatCATCTTGAgtcttttaaataataaaaacaatgaaTTCATCAAGACCAATTAATGAAAGTagttaagttaattaattttgattaataatataagtttaaatttttataaaatactcataaattaaataatttaagtagTATCTATATTTAATGTCATTATTACAAATTCAAGAAATAATCCAATACAatatataaatacttatttcattaaattttactaaaaaaacagtcataaatttatattatttaaatactcTCTCTATTCCATaataattattgtataaaaagaaaaaaaatattttaacttttcaaagtaacattaattattttctcactTATATTActcataatattaatgatatgatcTACATAAATTATAcaagaattaataataataaggttaaatttataaaattattattctcttttattaatttattagtttttcttatgTAAAATAATCTAGAAGGATAATCATAATTAATGGAGTAGCTAGTATCTATATTTTATGACAATTATATTAGAAGTATTCAAGAAATAATCCAATACAATAAATACCGTTTTCATTAAATAAcactcataaatttaaataatgtaaatattagCTACATTTAATGACAATAATATTAGAAACTCAAGAAATAATCCAATGCAATAAATACTtgtttcaataaatattatttttattcatgtaaTAAATGTTGTGAGCATTTATTACTTTATTACTTTATATTTATCTCTAgctattttcataaattgtTTCTGACAGACTGTttctatttagttttttttttcaaaaaaaaaaaaagaataatgagaGCGTGCAACATGAGAAAGGGTCCTTAACACCAATATCATTTTCattccttcaaaaaaaaaaaaaaaaagaacttgcCCTCGCCATTTTCGCTCCTTAAAAAACATCATCAAGAACAGCAAAAAGCACAGCAAACGTGGTTGTCAATGGGAGTCAACATGTCCAACACACCACCTCACACCAAAGACTTGTTTTCCTCTTCATCTCTCTCTCTTAGCTTAGTAAGTAATAATCAACTCCTTATATGtatgaatatattatatatacatgtatgtgtgcataaaatatgatatatgaataaattgaacttggtttgtttttgttgtgatTGAATTCtgtgttgttgtttttgtttgaattgGATACTGAAGGCTGGGATTTTCCGGCATGCTGGGGAGGCGGCGGAGACGTCCGGCATGGAGGTGGCAGGCGGCAATGAGGTCCGGCGAGAGGACACTGTTGAGATTAGCAGCGACAACTCAGGACCCGTGAGATCCAGGTCAGAAGAAGATTTTGATGGTGAAGGTCTTCATGAGGATGACGACGACGGCGATGACAAGaacagaaagaagaagaagaggaagtaTCACAGGCACACCGCTGAACAGATCAGAGAAATGGAAGCGTACGTAAACTCTCTCACCTTGCGTATATCTACGATTCTacgtattaattaatttagtattGAATCATGGTTGAGAATTATAGTTTTCTTCCACTTTTCCTTTGTGAGGTGTCTTCAGTTCCACCTTCATTGTTAGAGAGAGAGTACTGACGGAGTTATTAACTAAGTATTAAGAAGCagcttttcttattaatttattaattataatttatggttTGTGAGATCATTTTATATATGCACACTTTCGTATATTGGGTGTTAACTAGCACTCaattaactaatataaaattgtttcagtttaatcattaatcattaatcattacaagtctttaaatatttaaaataagattttgtttcttataataATTCTACTTAATTCAAACAATACTAAGGAGAATATCAATGTGATCTATACCAAAATGTTAGGTGTTAAGTAATTAGTACTAATGAAATGGTTTATTCCGAAGTTAAATAATTTGCATGCCGACATTACAAGTGGGGTTTAAAGCATATAGCTTATGTATAACTTGTATGTATGCCGTACTAATGGCAAAGATTATGAGAAAAGTTTGCGATCGACATCATATAGTCAAACTAAAAAGAAGATTATTAAAGCTAAAGCTTGCTTAAAATTTTTAACTGCTTTTTGCTTTGTCGGTTAGTTTGTTATCTTATGCCATTAAAAAGCACTTTTCCACTTGATTAGTTTGTGTTATTTTAGGTTGTTGCGTTATTATATTAAACTCCATTTGTTAATTGTTGGATCAGTCTCTCTGAGATGAAGCTTGTAGTGAAAGATAGAACAGCAAAAAAGACTGACAAACTGACATGAATAATGTACTATTGTTGTAGGCTTTTCAAGGAATCACCGCATCCTGATGAAAAGCAGAGGCAACAACTCAGCAACCAACTTGGCCTTGCTCCAAGGCAAGTTAAGTTTTGGTTCCAAAATCGTCGAACCCAAATCAAGGTATCTAAATTTATTTACCTAATTATTACTCAAGAATATAtgcaaacttaatttatttaattagaaattatgtaAGCATTATGCAATATTATTGCCTTTTGCAGGCAATACAAGAGCGCCATGAAAATTCATTGTTGAAGACAGAATTAGACAGACTTAGGGAGGAAAATAAGGCCATGAGAGAGACCATAAACAAATCTTGTTGCCCCAATTGTGGCATGGTAACGGCTACCATAGATGCTTCCATGTCCACTGAAGAAAAACAACTTCTTATTGAAAATGCCAAACTCAAAGCCGAGgtaattaatttgtataaaactAAATCTAAATACAAGGAACatgaaactttaaaaaaagaataatgtaTTTAGTGCTAGAGTAATGTGTGTATCTATGTGTACAAAGTACAAACTACAATCTTATTGAAAAGTattctctaattaattaatcattatacAGGTAGAGAAGCTCCGAACAGCTTTAGGGAAATTCTCACCAAGAACAACGTCTCCTACTACATCTTCTGCTGGCCATCATGATGAGGAAGAGAATAGAAGCTCTTTGGATTTTTACAATGGAATTTTCGGGCTCGACAAATCAAGGATAATGGATATAGCAAACCGAGCAACGGAGGAGCTCATAAAGATGGCAAATATGGGGGAACCCTTATGGGTTCGTAGCGTTGAAACAGGTCGTGATATACTTAACTACGATGAATATGTGAAGGAGTTCGAAGTTGAAAATTCTGGTAGTGAAAGGCCAAAGACATTCATCGAAGCCTCAAGAGAAACTGAGGTTGTTTTTATGGATCTTCCTCGGCTTCTCCAAAGTTTTCTAGACGTGGTAAGTGTAAGACATATATGTCTgtgcataaatatatataaagaatgtACCATAGGTAATGGTACCAGAGATATATTTGAGTTAAATCTTGCACCACATGACTGCTTCATATGATTTTACAactttttgattaattaattagtgttaAATATGttctttattctctttataatttgttataatATTCTTAACATGCATGTTTCTTGCAGAATCAATGGAAGGAAATGTTTCCATGCTTAATATCAAAGGCTGCAACTGTTGATGTTATATGCAATGGGGAAGGTTCTAACAGGAATGGTGCAGTGCAATTGGTAAGGGGAAGATAACTGCACTTTGTTAGGTAGCAcactactatatatatatatatatatatatatatatatatacgtacaaaaaataaatgtcttTAACCATTCATTTTCGGCCTCACGTTAGAACGTggatccttttttatttattcaagtgGTCCAACCTTGACAAGCAAGAGAAAAAGATGGGGCTTCCTCTCTTTAAAGTGACATTTCCCACACTTGTAATTTTCAACCAACTGTTATACAAGTTTAcggtttaaaaaacaaaaacaaaaacacttcAGATGCATGtggattatgattataattttgcTTAACATAAATTAAGGTTTTATTATAAGTTAATAACCCATTATGCATTACTCTTCCGAGGGGGATTGTAAGTGCTGATGCCTTTTTCCGTCCCTTTAATTTAAACATAGCCTTTTATTTGTATCTCAGAAAGTATTGACAAGGACACAAAAAAGCTTAAAAAGGATACATATATAGAAAAGATCGAACATCATTTAGTAACTCTTGGCACTTTCCTCGCACTTCCCAATATAACACAAAATCTCTCTCTCCATCTCTCTTTATCTCTAGAAAAAAGATCTTCCTCTCTCCTAGCCAGCATATCCTGCAAGCTACAGGGTCGTAGAATTCTGCTTTATTCCTATCCAATACATTAAGTTAGCAAGACAAACATGAAACTGTTCAAGGTCCTTAGACGTGGACAATAATTAATGACAATGAGACTTTCTCCATCAAAGTACACAAAGGCACGaggtttaatttgttttgtatgACATGATGATGAAAAGTCTTAAGTAATTAATAACCA contains:
- the LOC114418012 gene encoding homeobox-leucine zipper protein GLABRA 2-like translates to MGVNMSNTPPHTKDLFSSSSLSLSLAGIFRHAGEAAETSGMEVAGGNEVRREDTVEISSDNSGPVRSRSEEDFDGEGLHEDDDDGDDKNRKKKKRKYHRHTAEQIREMEALFKESPHPDEKQRQQLSNQLGLAPRQVKFWFQNRRTQIKAIQERHENSLLKTELDRLREENKAMRETINKSCCPNCGMVTATIDASMSTEEKQLLIENAKLKAEVEKLRTALGKFSPRTTSPTTSSAGHHDEEENRSSLDFYNGIFGLDKSRIMDIANRATEELIKMANMGEPLWVRSVETGRDILNYDEYVKEFEVENSGSERPKTFIEASRETEVVFMDLPRLLQSFLDVNQWKEMFPCLISKAATVDVICNGEGSNRNGAVQLMFAELQMLTPMVPTREVYFVRCGKQLSDEQWAIVDVSIDKVEDNIDASLVKCRKRPSGCIIEDKSNGHCKVIWVEHLECQKSTIHTMYRTIVNSGLAFGARHWIETLQLQCERLVFYMATNVPMKDSTGVATLAGRKSILKLAQRMTWSFCHAVGASSFHTWTKVTSKTGEDIRISSRKNLNEPGEPLGVILCAVSSVWLPVSPNVLFDFLRDEARRNEWDIMSSGGSVQSIANLAKGKDRGNVVNIQKIIQSKDNSVWILQDSCTSAYESMVVYAPVEFAGIQSVLTGCDSSNLAILPSGFSILPDGIEGRPLVITSRQEEKYTEGGSLFTMAFQILANPSPTTKLTMESVESVNNLVSCTLRNIRTSLQCEDG